The following are from one region of the Pseudodesulfovibrio piezophilus C1TLV30 genome:
- a CDS encoding NADH-quinone oxidoreductase subunit N → MSHITLIVPELYFLLLVVALMIQSCGTREWKPDVEKWLPFGAGLGFFVSIVAYGSQGYLFWDVYKVDMMSQFFKIVIAFGFYVVVLNASRKKTISDEKRTDYYMLLGFSTFGLMLLASCVELITIYLALELASYSMYAIIPLRAKSKGAAEAGVKYILFGAVATALALYGLSYIMASQHTTYIAELAGKNWHFADNPMAVAGLCLFLGGMFFKLALFPFHFWCPDVYQGASNETAAFVATMPKMGAIVVLVRMATFLKPGLEVTTLLAVLGACSMTFGNLSALVQTDLKRLLGFSSVAHAGYIMVGLVSGTPEGLAAAAFYALAYLVMNLLVFWIISRVAVDGRNLKLHDLNGLYKKAPVLAFSLAAGAFALVGLPPTMGFMGKFFLITSAWGHGYNWLVIVLVLNSALAIYYYLGLFRHAFTEDTASDSSPVPDNGWFASAGAGMLAAAVLLAGIIPAPLFNFAVAAGKSLFGIVAVGGGH, encoded by the coding sequence GTGTCTCACATTACACTCATTGTCCCGGAACTCTATTTTCTTCTCCTTGTCGTTGCACTGATGATTCAGAGCTGCGGCACAAGGGAGTGGAAACCTGATGTTGAAAAATGGCTTCCTTTTGGGGCGGGACTCGGCTTTTTCGTTTCAATTGTCGCTTATGGTTCACAGGGGTATCTGTTCTGGGATGTTTACAAAGTCGATATGATGTCCCAATTCTTCAAGATAGTCATAGCTTTTGGGTTCTACGTAGTCGTTCTCAATGCATCGCGTAAGAAGACGATCAGTGATGAGAAGAGAACGGATTATTACATGCTGCTTGGTTTTTCAACGTTCGGCCTGATGCTTTTGGCTTCCTGCGTCGAGTTGATCACAATTTACCTGGCATTGGAGCTGGCTTCTTATTCAATGTACGCGATTATTCCGCTTAGAGCCAAATCCAAGGGCGCAGCGGAAGCGGGGGTCAAGTACATCCTTTTCGGGGCTGTCGCCACGGCATTAGCTCTGTATGGATTGTCCTACATCATGGCCAGTCAGCACACGACGTATATTGCTGAACTCGCAGGGAAGAACTGGCATTTTGCTGACAACCCGATGGCTGTTGCCGGCCTGTGCCTTTTCCTAGGCGGTATGTTCTTCAAACTGGCTCTGTTTCCCTTCCACTTCTGGTGTCCTGATGTTTACCAGGGAGCGAGTAACGAGACGGCTGCTTTTGTGGCGACCATGCCCAAGATGGGGGCCATCGTGGTGCTCGTTCGCATGGCAACATTCTTGAAGCCCGGTCTGGAAGTGACAACGCTTCTCGCTGTCTTGGGAGCTTGCTCCATGACATTCGGCAACCTTTCGGCATTGGTCCAGACTGATTTGAAACGTCTTCTTGGATTTTCTTCAGTTGCTCATGCTGGGTATATCATGGTTGGTTTGGTCAGTGGCACACCTGAAGGATTGGCTGCGGCTGCTTTCTATGCATTGGCTTATCTGGTCATGAATCTGTTGGTCTTCTGGATCATCAGTCGAGTGGCTGTGGATGGTCGCAATCTCAAACTTCACGATCTTAATGGGCTTTATAAGAAGGCACCGGTACTGGCTTTTTCACTTGCAGCCGGAGCTTTTGCTCTTGTCGGGCTGCCTCCAACAATGGGCTTCATGGGGAAATTCTTCCTCATCACCTCGGCTTGGGGACACGGATATAACTGGTTGGTCATAGTGCTTGTGTTGAATTCAGCTCTGGCTATTTATTATTATCTCGGGTTGTTTCGGCATGCTTTCACAGAAGACACAGCTTCCGACTCAAGCCCTGTGCCGGATAATGGCTGGTTTGCCTCTGCCGGGGCCGGAATGTTGGCCGCAGCTGTTTTGCTGGCCGGGATAATCCCGGCACCGCTCTTCAATTTCGCTGTTGCGGCCGGCAAAAGTCTGTTCGGTATTGTCGCTGTTGGTGGCGGGCATTAA
- a CDS encoding complex I subunit 4 family protein → MDFGYPVLTVLIAFPMVAACGLFFLRAPQVVRMYTFAVSILELLLAIPLMNFQLNAEFQFVEQIDWVHQWGLQYYLGVDGISLLMVLLTIAILPLCVMCSWTYIGKRVKEFHFCLLFMTSSVLGVFCSLDLVLFYVFWEAMLIPMYLLIAVWGGDDRKYASLKFFLYTLAGSTLLLAAIVAFRITGGTFAIPDLMQMNFSFRFQFWAFLAMALAFAIKVPMFPFHTWLPAAHVQAPSAGSVILAAVLLKMGTYGFLRFCLPLTPAASAYFAPMMIAISLVSIIYGGAIALGQSDIKKLIAYSSVGHMGFVTLGIFLFNMRGVEGALFQMLNHGIVTGALFMMIGAVYERSHSREISDNMGLGKYMPAFMFFWGLMALSSLGFPGTNGFVGEILVFVGAFQENTWIGFLCVPGALLAAAYMFRVSLKMAWGKPTTASKWRDLNAREWVYLALPAVFVFWIGLAPTPFFNIVDPSINKLLNDFDKRKVAHLEAEQPMQTAANDILSVLADKK, encoded by the coding sequence TTGGACTTCGGATATCCGGTACTTACAGTATTGATAGCATTCCCCATGGTGGCGGCGTGTGGCCTTTTCTTCCTGCGGGCTCCGCAGGTGGTGAGGATGTACACTTTTGCGGTGTCAATCCTTGAGCTGCTGCTAGCCATCCCTCTTATGAACTTTCAACTTAACGCTGAATTCCAGTTTGTCGAGCAAATAGATTGGGTCCATCAATGGGGACTGCAGTATTACCTCGGCGTGGATGGTATCAGCTTACTTATGGTTTTATTGACGATCGCGATCCTGCCGTTATGCGTCATGTGTTCGTGGACCTACATAGGGAAACGGGTCAAAGAGTTTCACTTCTGCCTGTTATTCATGACCTCTTCGGTACTGGGTGTTTTCTGCTCCCTTGATCTGGTCCTGTTTTATGTGTTCTGGGAAGCCATGCTTATCCCCATGTATCTGCTCATCGCGGTTTGGGGGGGGGATGATCGCAAATATGCGTCACTCAAGTTCTTTCTGTACACGTTGGCAGGTTCAACTCTGCTGCTGGCGGCGATAGTCGCTTTCAGAATAACCGGGGGCACCTTTGCCATTCCAGATCTGATGCAGATGAACTTCAGCTTCAGATTTCAATTCTGGGCATTTCTTGCCATGGCCCTCGCCTTTGCCATCAAGGTTCCCATGTTCCCGTTCCATACATGGCTTCCAGCGGCGCATGTTCAGGCTCCGTCCGCAGGGTCCGTCATTCTGGCAGCCGTGTTGCTCAAGATGGGAACCTATGGTTTCCTTCGTTTCTGTCTTCCGCTCACACCTGCGGCTAGTGCCTACTTCGCTCCGATGATGATTGCCATTTCACTGGTTTCCATCATTTACGGCGGAGCTATTGCTTTGGGCCAGTCCGATATTAAAAAGTTGATTGCATACTCTTCGGTAGGGCATATGGGGTTCGTAACCCTTGGCATTTTCCTCTTCAACATGCGAGGCGTGGAGGGAGCGCTTTTCCAGATGCTCAACCATGGTATCGTCACGGGTGCACTCTTCATGATGATAGGTGCTGTGTATGAACGAAGCCACAGTCGTGAGATTTCAGACAATATGGGCTTGGGCAAATACATGCCTGCTTTCATGTTCTTCTGGGGACTGATGGCCCTCTCCTCTCTGGGATTCCCGGGAACCAATGGGTTTGTGGGTGAAATTCTGGTTTTTGTGGGGGCATTCCAGGAGAATACATGGATCGGATTCCTGTGTGTGCCCGGTGCATTGCTTGCTGCGGCCTATATGTTCCGCGTGTCTCTCAAAATGGCTTGGGGAAAGCCTACTACTGCCAGCAAATGGAGAGATCTCAATGCTCGTGAGTGGGTCTATCTGGCTCTTCCAGCGGTCTTTGTTTTCTGGATAGGGCTGGCTCCCACTCCGTTTTTTAATATCGTTGATCCATCCATCAATAAGCTGTTGAACGATTTCGATAAGCGTAAAGTGGCTCATCTTGAAGCCGAACAACCCATGCAAACTGCCGCCAATGACATCCTGAGTGTCTTGGCGGACAAGAAATAA
- a CDS encoding Na(+)/H(+) antiporter subunit D translates to METSFIHPSMAFLVLAALVPLIPKDLWLNKAFRGSLALCAPLIALASIMAVEPGMYGTLHYLDQALVLGRVDKLSIVFGQVFAVIACVGAIYGMHVEDKGHYVCGSLYVAGGFGCVFGGDLLTVFLFWELMSIGSTFLIWQARTKESVGAGFRYFVYHTVGGLFLLAGLLLKYKATGSFAFVGADPQSAHLYDWLILLGFCVNAAVVPLHAWLPDAYPRASIAGAVYMCAFTTKTAVYVLARGFAGWEILAVAGTCMAVFGVLYACIENNARRILSYHIVSQVGYMVAGIGIGTAMTLNGAVAHAYAHILYKGLLFMGTGAILYAVGTVKLNELGGLAYKLPWVMVWYMVAALSISGMPLFNGFISKTMTIAGAAEAHHTLLALGMEVAAVGTFISVGIKLPYFAFWGGKKEYVGEVKPLPFNMYIGMGICGLLCIAQGVYPEMLYHYLPYAVEHHFEPWHIDKVINSSLLLGFSGLAFYLTRKIITPHAFLNLDFDWFYRLIGNVTMKAVCWPISKVDDLWTEVYRTVGLRALISAGAGTSVFDKKGIDTVVDGSAYAVRDLGKVGAKAQTANLQDYLAFAAVLGLGIFALVWYFG, encoded by the coding sequence ATGGAGACTAGTTTCATCCATCCCTCCATGGCTTTCCTTGTCTTAGCGGCGCTCGTTCCCCTCATTCCGAAGGATCTTTGGCTGAATAAAGCTTTTCGAGGCTCATTGGCGCTCTGTGCGCCATTGATTGCCTTGGCCAGCATTATGGCCGTTGAGCCTGGCATGTACGGAACATTACATTACCTTGACCAGGCGCTTGTGCTTGGACGAGTTGATAAACTGTCCATCGTTTTTGGTCAGGTCTTTGCCGTCATCGCTTGTGTCGGGGCTATTTACGGCATGCACGTAGAGGATAAAGGGCACTATGTGTGTGGCTCTCTCTATGTGGCAGGTGGTTTTGGTTGCGTCTTTGGAGGAGATCTGCTGACAGTTTTTCTGTTTTGGGAATTGATGAGTATTGGCTCAACATTCCTTATCTGGCAGGCTCGAACCAAAGAGTCCGTCGGAGCTGGATTCCGCTACTTTGTGTATCACACAGTCGGCGGTCTTTTCCTGTTGGCCGGATTGCTATTGAAATACAAGGCCACCGGTTCTTTTGCCTTTGTGGGGGCAGACCCGCAAAGTGCGCATTTGTATGATTGGCTGATCCTTCTCGGATTCTGCGTTAATGCTGCTGTCGTGCCCCTGCATGCCTGGTTGCCTGACGCATATCCTCGCGCATCGATAGCAGGTGCCGTTTACATGTGTGCTTTCACAACTAAAACTGCTGTGTATGTGCTGGCTCGGGGTTTTGCCGGATGGGAAATCCTTGCCGTAGCCGGTACCTGTATGGCGGTTTTCGGTGTACTCTACGCCTGCATTGAAAATAATGCCCGGCGTATTCTGTCCTACCATATCGTTTCGCAGGTCGGATACATGGTCGCGGGTATTGGTATAGGTACAGCCATGACGCTCAATGGTGCCGTGGCACACGCATATGCCCATATCCTCTATAAAGGGCTGCTCTTCATGGGCACCGGTGCTATCCTTTATGCAGTCGGTACGGTTAAACTCAACGAGTTGGGGGGATTGGCCTATAAGCTGCCCTGGGTTATGGTTTGGTATATGGTGGCGGCATTGTCCATTTCGGGAATGCCTTTGTTTAACGGCTTCATTTCCAAGACAATGACTATTGCCGGAGCTGCTGAAGCGCACCATACACTCCTGGCGCTTGGCATGGAAGTCGCCGCAGTTGGAACATTTATCTCTGTAGGGATCAAACTTCCGTACTTTGCATTCTGGGGTGGCAAGAAGGAATATGTCGGCGAGGTTAAACCGTTGCCGTTCAATATGTACATAGGCATGGGAATTTGTGGTCTTCTTTGCATTGCGCAAGGGGTGTACCCTGAAATGCTGTATCACTACCTGCCATACGCCGTGGAGCATCACTTTGAGCCGTGGCATATCGACAAGGTCATTAATTCCAGCTTGTTGCTCGGTTTCTCTGGTCTGGCATTCTACCTGACACGGAAGATAATTACACCGCATGCGTTTCTCAATCTGGACTTTGACTGGTTTTACCGTCTCATCGGCAATGTCACCATGAAAGCTGTATGCTGGCCAATTTCCAAGGTTGATGATCTCTGGACCGAAGTCTATCGGACTGTTGGTCTGCGAGCTTTGATCAGTGCCGGAGCCGGAACAAGTGTCTTCGACAAGAAGGGCATTGATACAGTGGTGGATGGAAGCGCCTACGCCGTCAGGGATCTCGGAAAGGTGGGGGCCAAGGCCCAGACCGCCAATCTGCAGGATTACCTCGCGTTTGCCGCCGTTCTTGGTTTGGGCATCTTCGCCCTGGTCTGGTACTTCGGCTAA